GATGGAATCTCCTGGATCAGATAGATATCATCGTTCAGACCCCGACGTCGGCGGGAAGCGAAGGATACAACGTCCTGATGCTGTTCTCAGAACTGGGCGTGATATTCTTGCTGTTCACCGTAGGGCTGGAGACCAGGGTCTCGGACCTTTTCAAGGTAGGTAAACCTGCGGTATTCGCGGCAATTCTGGGTATCGCCGTGCCTTTCGCACTCGGTTTTATATTCATGGGCATGACGGGAGGAGACACGATGTCTTCGCTGTTCATGGCCACCGCGCTGATAACTACCAGCGCGGGAGTGGCCGCTCACGTTCTGAAAAGCCTTAAAATGTCCAACACTACAGAGGGCAAGATAATACTTGGTGCCGCCGTGATATCCGAGATTGTAACATTGGTGATATTGGCTGTAATGTCGGGTGTCGCCAGAGGAGACAACTCCTCGTCGGGAGTCCTAGTGATAGTTTTTAAATCATTGCTTTTTGTAGTGCTGGCACTTGTTGTGTGCATATACGTGATGCCTAGGATACACGACTCGATAAACAATCACCGCGGACGGGAGCACCCAGACTGGACGATGCTTTTCGTAGGCATAGGTGTCTGTTTTGCATTGGCCATCGTTGCTGATACAATCGGCCTTTCAGTGATCATCGGAGCATACTTCGCGGGAATGATGTTCGCCGACAATGCCGAAGAATGGCATCTTATAAAGGAGATCGAACCCCTAAAGGAGTTTTTCATGACTTTCTTCTTCATAAGCGTAGGTATACGTGTTGTGCTGAGCGACCTTGCATCCCTTGAGGTGATTGCGTTCGCGATCGGCATATCGGCTATAGCCATACTTTCGAAGTATCTTGCATGTTCGATTGGCGCTAAGGCAGGCGACCGTTCCCTGGACCGCAGATCCATGAACATAATCGGCTGGGGCATGGTGCCGAAGGCGGAGGTCGTAATGGTCATAGCCACAATAGGGGTGATGTCCGGCGCGTTGGAGCCTGTAACGTTCTCGTGTGTGGTCATAATGGCTATCGCTGCAACTACGGTCTCCCACTTTATGGTGGAGAGAGGCTTCCGCAGGAAGTACGGGGACGTAGGGGCCGATACTTCGGTACAGGTGTGATTCCGATCATCAATTGATGCATCACTCGGGTGAAGGTGAACGGACCAATGAGGCCTTACACTTAAGATAAAAAGTACCATATCAGGGCGCGAGCTCATTGCTGAATGTCTCGATCCATATCGAAATATTCACGTACGATTCAGAATCCGAATCTTCAGATCATCGATATACTTCATGGGAACTGCCCGAGCGGTTTCAAGCTTCGGAAGCATCCGCCTTCAGCTTCAGCATATATGCCGACACTCCGCCAACCACGCAGAACAGCATCCCCGCAACCCACGTCCAGACATAACCGTCGAATCCGTAGTATCTGAGTCCGAACACCTCGAAAACCACGAAACCTGAAAGTATCGCACTGCCTAGGACAGGGCCGATCGAACCGCCGATCAGACGGAACATCGTGTTCATTCCCGATGCGATGCCGAAGTCCTCCGCCGGACTCGTCTCCACCACTACGTTTATCATGGAGACCATGGCCAATGCGTTTCCGATGCCTGCGACGCACATTGATAGCACGACGGTCCAAAGTTCCGGGGGGAACGCGGTCAGCAAGACTATCAGCATCAGGTCCCCGACGCCGAACAGGAACATACCTGCGGCCAGAACTTTCACGGAATTGCCGGGCTTCCTGCACCATTTTCCAGCCATAGGGCCGAATATCAGGCCCATGACGGCCATGGGCATCATTATCAGGCCGATATCGAACGTGTCATCGATGCCGAATCCGCCGTACATCCCCGGTCCCGCGAGGAAATACGGCAATGTCTGGAACAGCATGAACATGGATATCCCGAAAAGGAACGCGGTCACATGGGCGCCTGCGCCTTTCCCGGTGAGCAGGCCGAGTTTCATAAGCGGTTCCGCCGCCCTGCGTTCCCAAAATATGAACGACGTAAGGGAGATGATGAAGAATGCAAGGCATGAAATCACGACGGGACTCGAAGGGCCCTGTTCCTCCAAGGCCGTAAGGGCGATCAGCAAAGATAGTATGCAGACGGACAGCATGCCCGCTCCGACATAATCGACCTTCCTCCCCTTTACGAATATTCCCGCGTCATGTACCTTGAAGTAGAATATCGGAATGAGTATGAGGAACAGCGGCGCCGTGATGTAATAGCAATACTGCCAATCGAACTGCGAAACTATCCATCCGCCTCCCAGCAGTCCGATGGACACTCCGATGGAGAACATGGCGCTGACGATGCCGATCGACATGGGCACCATTTCCTTGGGGAACGTGTCCCTGATTATCCCATAGAATATGGGGAACATGGTGAGCCCGATCCCCTGCATCGCACGGAAGGCGATGAGGCAGATGAAATTGCCGTAGGTAAGCGCACAGCCCATCAGTCCGACGGTGTATATGACCAGGGTGACGATCAGCATCTTCCTTTTTCCGTAAAGGTCTGCCAGTTTTCCGACGATGGGGTTCAGCACCGCGCCGACAAGAAGATAGATGGACAGGATCCAGGGCACCCACCCGGCGTAGTCCGGAAAGCTCAAAGATATGTGCTGAAGGGCCGGGACAAGCATGATATCGATGAACATGACCATCAGCGCCACGAACGCCATCAGGATCAATGTGGTCCTGCAACCCTTCATATCCTCGCCCTTGAAATCCATTAACGGCCCCGTCTTTAAACGAGTCGCCTGTCTTTATTAATATCTGCCTGGAAGCGCATCGTCTCCTTCCGTCACGGTGCTTGCATCCCATCGAACGGTACGTCGCAATTATAGACTATGACCATCATCCCCGCCGCATGTCCTTCAGGTACGGCGGGTTGAGAGACTCTATAATCGCCTCTATAAAGAAAAACACCGAGGGAAAGGACATAGGTGTAGCCTTTTCCGGCGGGCTCGATTCGGGATTGGCCGCCGCGGTCGCCAAGGAATATGCCAGATCGGTCACTCTGTACACTTGCGGAACGGATACTTCTTACGACGTTATTATGGCCAGGGACCTATCGGAAAAGATAGGCCTCCCCTGGGTCCACGCATCGATATCCAAAGACAACGTAGAATCCAACATACGTGAACTGATAGCCGCGACCGGGACCCGGGACCCGTTCACCATCTCATACGAGCTGCAGCTGTTCTGCGTGTGCAAGGCATCCGGAGAGGACAGCATCCTGACGGGCCAGGGTGCGGACGAGTACTTCATGGGATGTGCCAAATTCGTTGGATGTCCATATGCCGATTACGAAATCTTCAGGAAAGACAGCGTGAAAAGGCTCCTGGACGTATCCATTCCCTGCGAGAAGGCCATAGCGGCCCATTTCGGACAGAGCATAGCATATCCATATCTCGACGAGGCGGTGATCGCGGAGATCGGGAAGATAGATCCCGCAGAACTCAGGCCGAAGGATATGGACTCCAGGAAGGCCGTCCTCAGGGAAGTAGCCATAGATCTGGGACATCCGGTCATAGCGGAAAGGAAGAAGAAATCCTCCCAATACGGCTCTGGTACTACGGACATCGTGCGCGCCCTTGCCAAGGAGAAGGGCATGATGTACAATCAGTACATAGCGTCCCTATACGACGAGGTAACAGGAAACGGAATCTGAATTTCAGATGAAGATCTTTTTCTGAAATAGCCAGAAACGGAATTTCAGATCCGTATGATGCTACCGTAGGCTCGGCGACGATCAAGAATGCGGCGATTCGGCTCGCAATATAACAATACTAAACTTAGGAAAGAGTCCCGAGGTACATGGATAGATCGAAATAGAATTCCTCCGAGCAAGGTATCCCTTAGATACATCATATCAAGGGTTTCTAGGTTACACGAACCTGAGCAAAACATGGGTTTCCGTATCAGAATAGGCGTATGGTTGAAATTCTCGAAGCACCATCAGAGAGGATGCGAGAGTATGGAACCAATTTATTTCGTCAAGTCGGACGCGGATATCCTGTTGCGGAACATAGGTTACCGGCAGGTGTCCCGATGGTATTCTGATGCTTTCGGTAAAGTTCACGATAAGATTGCCCCCTATGATCCTGGTTCTGTTCTCACAGACGGCCGCCCTCGCGGAATCTTTCCTGATTTTTAGGGGCAGATAAGGGAAAAATATCTCCCCGATCGCGGAGGGTAGCCCGTATGACATTAACGATGTTGCTCTGTGATGTGATGTCATTGCCCCTATTGCAGTATGCATTCGTCGCCATCGTGTTGTCATATGCCCCGTTCGCCATTTACCAAATGTACCTCATGATCATCAGCCTATACGGCAACGATGCCAAGGATGCGGAAAGGAAACCCGTATTGGAAAATGCCAACAATGTAATCGTCACCATAACCACCAACGGCATGGCCACGGACGTGGTAGAGAAGATAATATCCAACATCAGAAGCTATGAGCTGGGTCTGGAGATTTTTGTCATCAAGGAGCATAGGGACGGATTCGCATACAGCTGCAGGGAGATCACGGTTCCCAAGGATTACACATGTCCGAACGGTTCCAGGAACAAGATGCGGGCGATGCAGTACGGCAACGAATGGCTCCGCCGGGAGGGATATGGCAGGGAGACCTACATATGCCATCTGGACGACGACAGCATGGTGGACAAGCCCTATCTGGAGTTTGTGATGCACCGCATGACCGCCGAAGGAGGGCAGGGGTGCATAAGGCTCAGGGAGTTCGGAAGGCATCTCTTCTCGTCCCTTTCGGACATTGTCAGGGTGGCCAACTGCGAGGCCTGGTGCAGGCATTACAACAGGGGGAACAAGCTTTTGAAGGATCGGGACAATAACGGAACCTGCCCCTATGGATCCGGATTCCGATATATTGTGAGGTGGCCGTAGTTCTGATGACTCGCCGAGAAGGGGACGGTTATCGGAGACCATGAAAAACAGATGATACAAGAGCTGCGTGGACATGGAAAAGAGGTAGCCATGGGCAGCATCGGAAGTGATATCGCAATCGAGGCCGCCGATATAGCTCTTATGGGCGATGACATATCCCGTATGCCGTATCTGAAGTGTCTGTCCGATTCCATGTCGAGGACGAAGGCGAACATCGCGGCGTCAATGTGCATCAACGCTGTGGCGGCGGCTATGTCAATTTGAGAGAAGGCCATAGCGGCCCATTTCGGAAAAGATATAGTATATCTGTATCTCGACGAGTCTGTTACAACAGAGATAGGTAAGATGGATCCCGCAGAACTGAGGCCGAAGGACATGGACTCCAGGACGGCCGTCCCCAGGGAAGTAGCTATAGACTTTGGATATCCAGTCATAGCAGAAATAAAGAAGAAATCCTCACAGTACGGCTCGGGGACGACGGACATCGTTCGCGCACTCGCCAAGGAGAAGGGCATGACGTACAACTGTAATCGCGTCCGTCTATGAGGGTGCGGCGAGGGGGACGTCGTCCGCGAGTAAAGGGCAAATATGTAAGATAGAGAGTTTTGACGGGCCTCGGCCGACAAACAATTATCTAAAGAGATGGCCCTGAACATCCTTCAACATGGAACTGGATATCGAAGCCGTCAGGAAGATTCTGAGTGACGAACTCGAACTGTTCAACGAGTGCGCGGGCCGTCACCCCGATATGTATAATGAAAAAGCAGCTTACTTCAGATCCTTTACTTCCGACAAAATCAGAGAGATGTCCGTTGATGAATTCAGGGCGTATCTGCTTCGCTTCGGATCATTCATCAGAGAGGACGATCTAGACAACGCCCTGATCTACACGGACCTGAGTGTCTTTCGAGAGTATTATGCGGGACTGTATGATAATAGCATCAACGAAGAGACCTGGAACGGTTTCGTGAATAATAAAATGGTGTCCATGTCAAGAGCCAGCGAGCCCTTGTATTATCTGGACAACGTGAATTATATTTACTGCAATTCAAGCATTAAGAGAGGCTTGGCCGCCATCAGCGGCAATGTCTGCAGTAGCTCCGATGACTGGAATGAGTATCTCAGGATACTGCGCATCTGCAAGTCCATGGTCAATATAATGGGGGATGTAGGGTACGAAAGGCCCGATATGACTGTACTGTCAAAATTTCTTGCTTTCTATCAGGCGAAGAAAGGGCTGTTTAAACCAAAAAAGAACAGTGGCGGCATAGACCTCTCGGTGAAGACGGCGATGTATGGATCAATGAAGGACATGGTGTCCCAGTTCGCAAGAGATTTGGACCTCGTGAGCAGACGCCCTGACAACGTCAGGATTCAAAATGATTTCAGGTCGAAGTACGAAGTTTTCTCAAGACTGATGTCCGATGATGAAATACTAGATATGATTTCGGAAGATGATTCCGGGCTCGGACAGTTGAGAAACGAAATTTCTTCGATGAACAGAAGTTATCGTGAATTCAAGGCTGAATGTAAAATCACGCCACCCGGGAGGAAAGAAGCCCTTTCCAGTTATCTGGACAAGATCATGTCAGATGTGGATCCTGACATAGTGCTCGATGAGGAACAGCGCGCCGCCGTATTGGCCGAAGATGATTATTGTCTTCTCATCGCAGGGGCCGGCTCGGGTAAGACGACCACAATGGCTGCGAAGGTGAAATACCTGGTGGAACGCTGCAACATCGACCCCAAGGATATCCTGATAACATCCTTCACAAACAAGGCCGTGGACGAACTGAAACAAACAGTCAACGTAAAGATGCGCATAAATGCCAATGTGTTCACGTTCCACGCGTTTGCATTCCAAATTCTAAGAGAGGATATGGAAGTTACGCCCAAGGTCGAGAGCAAAGGAGGAAAGATATTGTCCGACATCCTTGGTAATTTTGTTTTCAAGGACAGCGAGTTGCTTAGAAAACTCATGCTGTTTTTCAGTTATTACATGAATATTCCGGAAGAAGCTCTGAAGTGTAAGAATCTTGACGAATATCACGAGCTGAAGACAAAACAGGAATTCGAGACCCTTAAGAGCGGAATGAAGGAATATGTCTCTGCGATCGAATACAGATGTTCGAAGAACAAGGAGACGCTTATGGGGGAGTACGTAAACTCGGCCCAGGAGGTTGCCATAGCGAACTTCCTTTATCTAAACGGAATCGATTATGAGTACGAGAAGACATACCCGCACAACATCCCTGGGGCCAGAAAACTATACACTCCGGATTTTTTCATCAAACAGGGAGATAATGAGGCTTACCTGGAACATTTTGGTCTTTCAGAAGACCTGAAGAATGATATGTATTCCGATAAGACGTTGGAGACATATATGGCCAGCATAGGCAACAAGAGATATATCCACGGAAAATACAAAACCAAACTGCTGGAGACATGGTCCCAATACAATGATAAGAGGCAATTGATCGACCATCTTTCGGAGCTGCTGGTGAACAACGGGTTCGTACTCAGCCCCCGCAACCCGGAGGACGTCTACAGGCGGATGAAGGAGGTTGGCAAGGAGAAATATCTTTTTCCTTTCAGCAAATTCATGTTCAGGTTCATAGAACTCTTCAAAACCTCCAACTTCAAACTGGAAGACTTTGAAGCGTTGAAGGGACGCACGGACAATTATCGTACTCTGCTCTTCCTCGATCTGGCAAAGGAAGTATACGCCCAGTATCAGGATATTCTGGAAAGCGGGAACAAGGTCGATTTCAATGATATGATCAATCTGGCCTACGAAGATCTGAAAGAGAAAGAGTCAAAAGGCATCAAGTTGCCGTACAAGTACATCATAATCGATGAGTTCCAAGATATCGCCAAACAGAGGTTCGATTTCATAAGACAGCTTTCGAAAGTCTCCGATGCGAAAATAATCGCAGTCGGCGACGACTGGCAGTCGATTTACGCCTTTGCAGGGTCTAAACTCGACATATTCACCAAGTTTTTGGACCTAATGGGCGGGGGCAGAAGGATGAACATAACCCACACGTACCGTAACTCCCAGGAGCTTATCGATGTCGCAGGTGCGTTCGTACAGAAAAACATCAATCAGATTCCTAAGTCCCTCATTTCCCAGAAGCACGTGGAAGATCCTGTAGTACTGCGTGCGTTCGACGACAGCAATTCATATATGGTAAATCTTGCCGATGTAGTGACGGAGACCGTCGGAGACATCGTCGATGAATTCGGGGAGCAATCATCAATTTTGATCATAGGGCGCTATAATTACGATGCGTTCAAATTGGCAAACACCAAAAAATTCACAAAAATGGATGACGGTGGCGGCATTTCGTGCGAAAAGTATCCGAATGCCAACATTACTTTCCTCACTGCGCATAAATCCAAGGGGCTAAGCTTCGACAATGTGATAATACTAAATCTCTCGGAAGATCAATACGGTTTCCCCTGTCAGATAGAGGATGACCCTATAATGAGGTTGCTCATTCCTCCCGAGAGTGAAATAGAGTATGCCGAAGAGAGACGTCTGTTCTATGTTGCGCTCACTCGTACTAGAAACCGCGCGTTCCTGACGGTACCTCTGAAAAGACCATCTAAATTCATCGTCGAGATGATACATGATGGATATCTCGAGTGCCCCGAAGGAATGAATCTAAACCGTGCGGAAAAAACACGTTCCTATTGTCCGTTATGCGGTTTTCCACTCAAGTATCAAAGGAATAAGAATTATGGATTGCAGCTGTATATTTGTACAAATGAGCCCGAGCTCTGCGATTTCATGACCAATGACAAAGACCATCCGTACGACATCAAGAAGTGTCTGGATTGCGACGGATATCTTATTGTGAAAGAAAAACACAGCCTGTTCTACGGATGTACCAATTACAGGGAAGACGGTAAAGGTTGCAACCATACGGAAATGATCATCTGACGCACGATGAGGCCAGAGATCATATTATTCGCATGGCGGAGGAAAACGGGCGCCGTGAAACCATTCTCATATGTAGAAATAATAGGAGTTCAGAAGATAGTCCTCCTGATACTTCCGCGCCAGCGTATGCAGTATGTTCTTGACCGACTTCAGTTCCGCTCTTCCCGATATGAAGGCATTCAGCGTGTCGTGGAAGCGTTTCTTCTCGGAATCCGTCGCTTTATCGTTCAAATATCCCCATACATGCTGCGCCGCGTTGACGGCGTTGTTCACTCCGATCGGCGTAACCAGGGACCCCTCAATTAAATGGTACATCTCCAGTGCGTGATAAGACGTCTTGTCCTGCAGCAGTTTCCGGATCGCGTGATATTTATCGGGCGCCCTCTCCATAACGGAGTACTTGTAGCGCGCCCATTCGGCCTCAAGCGCCTTGATGCCCCTGTCGGAGACGCAGTTGATGCATTTCAGCGCAGACATATTCTTGTCCTTTACTTCGAGCATGATGTCCGTGCCGGTACCGGACACCTCACGGTAGTAATCGAGGAACTCGTCGATCCTTATGGATCCGGAATGCGCGCCCGGCCTCTTGTCGGGATTCTGCTGGGAATAATGGACCTTCTGCGGGCCGTCCTCCATGGTCCAAGTCTCCCGGCACTTCTCGATCCAGTCCACGTCCCTGCATGATGCGTCTGCAGGATTAACGGCATTGTGCAGGTTGTCGTACACCGCCGGCATCCCCGTCGCAGATGCGGTCTCGATCACGTCCTCGATATTGAACAGCTTGTCGTCGTTCTCCAGCACCAGCCGTTTCTTGACCTCGGCATCTAGAAGTTTGTATCTGGACACGAAACGTTCTTTGGCACGCCCCTTGTCGCCGTAGACGCCTCCGAGATGCAGTATCATCTTGTGCTCGGGCCCTAGTCCCAGGCCGTCAAGGACCTTCGCGTGGTAGTCCAGGTCCCGCGAGGCCCGGTCGGCTACCGATTCGTCCGTCGAATTGAGAACGGTGTACTGCCCGGGGTGCATCGACACCCGCATACCCGACCTGCGTATTTCTCCGCCGATGGATTCCAGCTTATCGGAATAATGATTTTGCCACGGCAGCTTTTCCGCCAGGCTCGAGCCGAAAGGTATCAGGTCCGAAGATATGCGGAACATCCCGATGCCGTTCCTTGCGTTGTATGTAATAAGTCTTTCGAGGGCATCGAGGTTGCTGCCGATGAGGGAGAGAAGCAGCTCTTCGTTTGCATTTTTCATGATGCAGTTCTTCATGCCGCTTCCCGGCACGCCCAGGGCGAGGCATGCATATCCGATGCTCATACGCCGTCCCTTCCGCGCCTCAGGTACATAACGGGGTATAGTCCCGTTCAGAATAATATGTTTCTTTGTTGATTCGGTGACTTACGATGATTTCGGGACGACCGGGAATCTGATGATGGTTTTGAGTCTATCTTCTTCCACCCTGTTCGGGTCGGAGAGATATATTTCATGATAGGGGCCGTTCACGGCGTACTCTTTTTCCTCGATGTATTCCATCAGCTTTCCGATGGATCCGCCGACGGAGCCGTAGCTTCCCGTGTGCAGCGTCTGCACAGACGGACCTTCCTCGGATTCAAAAAGATACGCCGCATCCAGGTCCAGCCCCGGCTTCTTTTTCTTAATGGATTCCTTTATCGCTTCGAAGAACTTTTTGTCTACGAACTCGGGCTGGCGGATCGCCATCTTCCATACCCAGGTATTATTGTCATCAATGCAGAAAGGCATATCGCGTGTTCCGTACAGGCCCTCGGGCGGCATCACGGTGTATTCATAATATCCCTCAGGCTGGGCTCCGTGCATTCTGCTCATCTTGATCCCGTATGCCAGATTGAAAAGGATCCCCATCATCTTCTGGATGCTCTCTCCGTTCAGCGGTCCGTTGCCGTCCACGGCTATGAACTTCATCGACGGGACGGTCACTTCGAAGATGCCTGCCTTGGGAGAGTACAGATCTTTGCGCTCCTTCTTGAAATCTCTTTTCATATCGAGGTCCCCTTTTCGCATCGTTTTATAGTATTAAAGATACTGATAATTCACAAAAAGACGACCGCGGAGCCGTCCAGAATCGAACATATGATTGTTCTCAGATCGGTAGAAATCCTAACAGGTTTGCAATATGGGATATGTGCATCAGCTTGTCCGGACTCGGAGAGGAAACGGAAGGAATCTCATTTTTAACGGATGAGAAGGGTGCAATAATGTCAGAAATCTTCTTCGAGAGACGATTAAGGAACCATATCATGCACGATTAAACGAAATCATAGTTCTGGACAGCTCCTGAAAACCCCCGAGATACATCATTTGGGAATCAGAAATATATCGGTACAGATATCTTTGTCACGGCTCGGATATGGTGCACTTCGTCGACGCTAAGACACTTTTGAACGCCCGCGGAGGGATGAACATATATCGCGGGTGCACCCACGGCTGTATCTATTGCGATTCGCGCAGCAGGTGCTACCGGTTCACGCATCCATTCGAGGACGTGGAGGTGAAGCGGAACGCCCCCGAGCTTCTCGAGAAAACATTATCGTCCAAGCGGAGGAAGTGCATGATAGGCACGGGCTCCATGAGCGACCCCTATATGCAATGCGAGGAGGACCTGCGGCTGACCCAGAGCTGTCTGGAGATCATAGAGGGCCACGGTTTCGGTGCGACACTCATAACGAAATCGGACCTGGTGCTCCGCGACATCGACCTTCTGGAGAGCATCAACCGCAAGGCTAGGTGCGTCGTACAGATGACTCTAACCACATACGACGAAGAGATGTGCCGCATATTGGAGCCGAACGTCTGCGGCACGGAAAGACGCTACGAGGTCCTGAAGGGGCTGCGGGACCGGAAAATTCCCACCGTGGTGTGGCTCACGCCCGTGCTTCCGTTCATAAACGATACGTGGGAGAACATATCCGGAATACTCGGCTACTGCGAGGAAGCCCGCGTGAGCGGGGTGATATGCTTCGACATGGGGATGACGCTCAGAGATGGGGACAGAGAGTACTATTACGCGGCCCTCGACGATCGTTTCCCGGGTCTGAAGGAGAAGTACATCCGGACGTACGCGGATTCATACATCGTCCGTTCACCGAACGCCGATAGTCTGATGAGGATGTTCAGAAGCAGATGCATGGAGAATGGCATCATATCCGACCCGGACGCATGTTTCGAGTTCATCCGCCGTTTTCCGGAGAAGAACAGGCAGACCACGCTCGATATCTGATATGGTGGCCATATCTTTCACATCATTTCACCCAGGGGCCCGAATCCTTTCGATGTCCCTGTAGTCCGTCTCCTAAAGGCAAATCATAAAGCCCGCCATCTGCATCGACCGTAACCATGAGGCCCGAAAGCGACATGCGGCAGGAAACCGTCGGCGACCGCTACGGATTCGATAAATTAAGAGAGGCCAACGCCGGATTCGGCCGCGGAGAGATCGGTGTCAAGGAGTACAAGGGCATCTCGGGAAGATACGGCAGCTACGCGCAGAAGGGCAGGGAGAAGCACATGGTGCGCCTCCGCCTTGCGGGAGGAGATGTATCAAAGGAGAAGCTGAGGTCCATCGCCGACGTCATATCCAGATACGACGTTGAGATGGTACACGTGACCACATGCCAAGCGATCCAGTTACACGGCCTCTCCGGAGAGCAGGCCTGCGGCCTGGCCGAAGAGGCTTGCGCCAACGGCATCATCACTATCGGCGGAGGAGGCGACTATCCTCGCAACGTGACGGCTTCGCCGCTTTCCGGCGTGGAGAAAGGCGAGTCGTTCGATGTACTTCCTTATGCGAAGGAGGCGGAGAGGTATCTGCTGGGCATCGTAGATGACGTAAAGTTACCGCGCAAGCTGAAGGTTGGCTTCTCGAACTCCGTCGCCAACGAGACCCATGCCACGTTCAGGGACCTGGGTTTTATGGCCAAACCCAACGGGACGTTCGACGTCTACAGC
The DNA window shown above is from Methanomassiliicoccaceae archaeon and carries:
- a CDS encoding cation:proton antiporter yields the protein MDVISLVVMLFVLFFLSNVGSFIFEKMHLPGMMGEIVFGILAANIVIAGLGGWNLLDQIDIIVQTPTSAGSEGYNVLMLFSELGVIFLLFTVGLETRVSDLFKVGKPAVFAAILGIAVPFALGFIFMGMTGGDTMSSLFMATALITTSAGVAAHVLKSLKMSNTTEGKIILGAAVISEIVTLVILAVMSGVARGDNSSSGVLVIVFKSLLFVVLALVVCIYVMPRIHDSINNHRGREHPDWTMLFVGIGVCFALAIVADTIGLSVIIGAYFAGMMFADNAEEWHLIKEIEPLKEFFMTFFFISVGIRVVLSDLASLEVIAFAIGISAIAILSKYLACSIGAKAGDRSLDRRSMNIIGWGMVPKAEVVMVIATIGVMSGALEPVTFSCVVIMAIAATTVSHFMVERGFRRKYGDVGADTSVQV
- a CDS encoding MFS transporter, producing MDFKGEDMKGCRTTLILMAFVALMVMFIDIMLVPALQHISLSFPDYAGWVPWILSIYLLVGAVLNPIVGKLADLYGKRKMLIVTLVIYTVGLMGCALTYGNFICLIAFRAMQGIGLTMFPIFYGIIRDTFPKEMVPMSIGIVSAMFSIGVSIGLLGGGWIVSQFDWQYCYYITAPLFLILIPIFYFKVHDAGIFVKGRKVDYVGAGMLSVCILSLLIALTALEEQGPSSPVVISCLAFFIISLTSFIFWERRAAEPLMKLGLLTGKGAGAHVTAFLFGISMFMLFQTLPYFLAGPGMYGGFGIDDTFDIGLIMMPMAVMGLIFGPMAGKWCRKPGNSVKVLAAGMFLFGVGDLMLIVLLTAFPPELWTVVLSMCVAGIGNALAMVSMINVVVETSPAEDFGIASGMNTMFRLIGGSIGPVLGSAILSGFVVFEVFGLRYYGFDGYVWTWVAGMLFCVVGGVSAYMLKLKADASEA
- a CDS encoding asparagine synthase-related protein, giving the protein MSFRYGGLRDSIIASIKKNTEGKDIGVAFSGGLDSGLAAAVAKEYARSVTLYTCGTDTSYDVIMARDLSEKIGLPWVHASISKDNVESNIRELIAATGTRDPFTISYELQLFCVCKASGEDSILTGQGADEYFMGCAKFVGCPYADYEIFRKDSVKRLLDVSIPCEKAIAAHFGQSIAYPYLDEAVIAEIGKIDPAELRPKDMDSRKAVLREVAIDLGHPVIAERKKKSSQYGSGTTDIVRALAKEKGMMYNQYIASLYDEVTGNGI
- a CDS encoding UvrD-helicase domain-containing protein, with the protein product MELDIEAVRKILSDELELFNECAGRHPDMYNEKAAYFRSFTSDKIREMSVDEFRAYLLRFGSFIREDDLDNALIYTDLSVFREYYAGLYDNSINEETWNGFVNNKMVSMSRASEPLYYLDNVNYIYCNSSIKRGLAAISGNVCSSSDDWNEYLRILRICKSMVNIMGDVGYERPDMTVLSKFLAFYQAKKGLFKPKKNSGGIDLSVKTAMYGSMKDMVSQFARDLDLVSRRPDNVRIQNDFRSKYEVFSRLMSDDEILDMISEDDSGLGQLRNEISSMNRSYREFKAECKITPPGRKEALSSYLDKIMSDVDPDIVLDEEQRAAVLAEDDYCLLIAGAGSGKTTTMAAKVKYLVERCNIDPKDILITSFTNKAVDELKQTVNVKMRINANVFTFHAFAFQILREDMEVTPKVESKGGKILSDILGNFVFKDSELLRKLMLFFSYYMNIPEEALKCKNLDEYHELKTKQEFETLKSGMKEYVSAIEYRCSKNKETLMGEYVNSAQEVAIANFLYLNGIDYEYEKTYPHNIPGARKLYTPDFFIKQGDNEAYLEHFGLSEDLKNDMYSDKTLETYMASIGNKRYIHGKYKTKLLETWSQYNDKRQLIDHLSELLVNNGFVLSPRNPEDVYRRMKEVGKEKYLFPFSKFMFRFIELFKTSNFKLEDFEALKGRTDNYRTLLFLDLAKEVYAQYQDILESGNKVDFNDMINLAYEDLKEKESKGIKLPYKYIIIDEFQDIAKQRFDFIRQLSKVSDAKIIAVGDDWQSIYAFAGSKLDIFTKFLDLMGGGRRMNITHTYRNSQELIDVAGAFVQKNINQIPKSLISQKHVEDPVVLRAFDDSNSYMVNLADVVTETVGDIVDEFGEQSSILIIGRYNYDAFKLANTKKFTKMDDGGGISCEKYPNANITFLTAHKSKGLSFDNVIILNLSEDQYGFPCQIEDDPIMRLLIPPESEIEYAEERRLFYVALTRTRNRAFLTVPLKRPSKFIVEMIHDGYLECPEGMNLNRAEKTRSYCPLCGFPLKYQRNKNYGLQLYICTNEPELCDFMTNDKDHPYDIKKCLDCDGYLIVKEKHSLFYGCTNYREDGKGCNHTEMII
- the uvsE gene encoding UV DNA damage repair endonuclease UvsE, which translates into the protein MSIGYACLALGVPGSGMKNCIMKNANEELLLSLIGSNLDALERLITYNARNGIGMFRISSDLIPFGSSLAEKLPWQNHYSDKLESIGGEIRRSGMRVSMHPGQYTVLNSTDESVADRASRDLDYHAKVLDGLGLGPEHKMILHLGGVYGDKGRAKERFVSRYKLLDAEVKKRLVLENDDKLFNIEDVIETASATGMPAVYDNLHNAVNPADASCRDVDWIEKCRETWTMEDGPQKVHYSQQNPDKRPGAHSGSIRIDEFLDYYREVSGTGTDIMLEVKDKNMSALKCINCVSDRGIKALEAEWARYKYSVMERAPDKYHAIRKLLQDKTSYHALEMYHLIEGSLVTPIGVNNAVNAAQHVWGYLNDKATDSEKKRFHDTLNAFISGRAELKSVKNILHTLARKYQEDYLLNSYYFYI
- a CDS encoding GyrI-like domain-containing protein; this encodes MKRDFKKERKDLYSPKAGIFEVTVPSMKFIAVDGNGPLNGESIQKMMGILFNLAYGIKMSRMHGAQPEGYYEYTVMPPEGLYGTRDMPFCIDDNNTWVWKMAIRQPEFVDKKFFEAIKESIKKKKPGLDLDAAYLFESEEGPSVQTLHTGSYGSVGGSIGKLMEYIEEKEYAVNGPYHEIYLSDPNRVEEDRLKTIIRFPVVPKSS